The segment CCGGGACAAAGGCATACTGTCCGGTTTGGTGGGGACCACACAAAGCCCGCGCCTTACACCCGATGTGAAGTGATCCCCATCACGGGGAACATCCGGCGACACTTCCTTTTTGCTCCCACGGGCGCCCTCCGGCAAGACTGTAGGGTCCCGCCAATCCCTTGCGCAGCCCACAGCGCCGCTTGGCCGACCGAGAGTACGAGCACCTCCTCATGCGCGACCAACTGCCCGAACCGTCCGTCACCGAGGGCCAGCTGCCCCCGGAACCCCTGAGCCACAGTCTCAAGCAGCGCCACCTGACCATGCTGGGCCTCGGCGGCGTGATCGGCGCCGGGCTCTTCGTCGGCTCCGGCGCCGGCATCGGCATCGCCGGCCCCGCGATCATCTGCTCGTACCTGCTCGCGGGCGCGCTCGCGATGCTGGTGATGCGGGCCCTCGGCGAGATGTCGGCGGCGATGCCCGCCTCCGGCTCCTTCTCGGTCTACGCGGAGAAGGCCCTGGGGCGCTGGGCCGGCTTCTCGGCGGGCTGGCTGTACTGGTTCCTGCTGGTCGTGGTGCTCGCCGTGGAGGCGACCGGGGCCGCGAAGATCGCCCACGGCTGGCTGCCGTCGGTGGACCAGTGGGTGTGGGTGCTGCTGTTCATGGTGGTCTTCACCCTCAGCAACCTCGCCGCCGTGCGGAACTTCGGCGAGTTCGAGTTCTGGTTCGCCGCGCTGAAGGTCGGCGCGATCGTGCTGTTCCTGGTCCTGGGCACCCTGGCGGTCTTCGGCCTGCTGCCGGACACCGAGCCGGTGGGCCTGGCCAACCTGAGCGGGCAGGGCGGGTTCTTCCCGAAGGGGATGGGCGGGGTCGTCGCGGGCATGCTCGCGGTCGTCTTCGCCTTCGGCGGCCTGGAGGTCGTCACCATCGCGGCCGCCGAGTCCGACGACCCGGCCCGGTCGGTGTCGCGGGCGGTGCGCAGCGCGGTGTGGCGCATCCTCTTCTTCTACGTCGGCTCGATGCTGGTGATCGTGACCCTCCTGCCTTGGGACTCGCTCAAGCCCGGGGAGAGCCCGTACGTAGCCGTGCTCGACTCGATCGGGATCCCGGCGGCCGGGCAGATCATGAACATCGTGGTGTTCGTGGCGCTGCTGTCGGCGCTGAACGCGAACCTGTACGGCTCCTCGCGCATGGTCTTCTCGCTGGCCGAACGGGGTGAGGCGCCCAAGGCGCTGCTGAAGGTCTCGGGCGGC is part of the Streptomyces katrae genome and harbors:
- a CDS encoding amino acid permease, whose product is MRDQLPEPSVTEGQLPPEPLSHSLKQRHLTMLGLGGVIGAGLFVGSGAGIGIAGPAIICSYLLAGALAMLVMRALGEMSAAMPASGSFSVYAEKALGRWAGFSAGWLYWFLLVVVLAVEATGAAKIAHGWLPSVDQWVWVLLFMVVFTLSNLAAVRNFGEFEFWFAALKVGAIVLFLVLGTLAVFGLLPDTEPVGLANLSGQGGFFPKGMGGVVAGMLAVVFAFGGLEVVTIAAAESDDPARSVSRAVRSAVWRILFFYVGSMLVIVTLLPWDSLKPGESPYVAVLDSIGIPAAGQIMNIVVFVALLSALNANLYGSSRMVFSLAERGEAPKALLKVSGGGVPRRAVLASVVFGFASVVLNLLWPDTVFLYMLNAVGAVLLFVWALIAVSQLRLRPRLEREMPERLTLPMWAFPYLTWAALLGMAAVLVLMLFDDSARPQLLWSSGAAAVVLLVAAYREVRARRG